TGTACACATCGCAAGCAATTTGGAAGTCGGCGTCTGGGTCAAATCTGGGAAATGGATCTCTCAGCCACATTACATCTGCATCCTGAAAAatagatatatttttttaagtttaaTTGTGTGATTTCAGAATGTGGGCAAGCCTCAATACTTTTGGTGATGAAAATTTGACAACAGATGTAGATAAGAACGTACCGAAAATATGAAACTATACCCCAACTCAAGAACCACCCTGAGGAAATCAATCCTTCTCCACATCATCTTCAAGTAATCCTGAGACATGAAGGTGGCCTCGCCAGAGAAGTCGACTCCGGAGGTGGTGAGGGCAAAACAGTGAGGATGCACGGTGCGGCAACGGGAATATGCAGTTTGATCCAATGCCACAACCACCACATGATTCACAAGGCTCTGTGTTTGATATCCGATGCTAAAGCTCTCAAGAAAAATATCAAAGATTGAGTTTGGCTCAGTCCATGCTGCGTTTAATGTGGTGATAATCACTGTTTTGCTGTTTTCCATTGCTGCTTTCTTTAATGCACTCTCCAGTTTCTTGATTTCATCTCTGGACTAATCAATCGAGACAATGTCAAAATTACTGAGTCCAACCGAATATATTCGTGTATTGCATGTGagaattatcaaaatttaagtATTCTAATAtgaaattttctaaaaaaaaaaaataaatagaagtaaATCGAAAGCAACTTACATAAGATGGTAAGTCTTCATTATTAGACGTAAACTCATGTGTCTTTACATTTGATGAAGATGAAGCAGTCTCTCGATCTGGCTTACAAGTTGGAGACAAGCAGTTCAATGAATAAGATCGTCGAAGCAACTGAATAGGAAAAGAAGAGTGGCTTAGAACAAGATAAAAGAGGCCAACCACCATAGATAACAACAAGATTCTAACTCCTAGTCGGGAGAAGCCTGCGGTGGTGTGGCGGTGATGGTGGTGGCCAAGGCGGCTAGGCCTTGACTCGTGGTGGTTCCGGTTGGTGCCACCATCTTCAAAATTTATCGGCATTTTCCTCATCTAATAGGCATGCCCATTGATAAATGTGGAGTCAATCTGACGATTTTATCATTCAATATTATTTTACACTTATCAATACACCATTTTCTAAATCATATCACATGCTTCGTtgccttttattttattttaataatataagcATCCTTCCCCGAATGATTTTATATGAGATAATGCGAGTCTAGGTTGTATTTGACTAAAAATACTTTTTAATTATGAACATACAGAAGACGTGTTTATTGATGTGTGTATTTTTATATATAGGGAGATGGTGATAATAGATAGTATTCAATATCTTTGATATGTATCCAATTAATTTCGTAGAGGGTTTCCTTTaccaatataatatattaatgaaaaattcatatgtgattttatgttatatatcTCTAATTCGATtcgattcatgaaaaatattatttttttttcaaaatattattttttattgtaaaaatatcattttatagTTAcgttatgaaaaaatattatttaatatatattgattcgagtaaaaaatattatttttttaagtcaaaatattatttttcaccgtGATAATAGATTGAGTCAATTCATCTCACATATACAAAAATGAATCAGGTTAACTCGTCTAGAGCATATTCATATATTATAGGTATAATCTAAAGTTGGTTTAAAAGATATTAAACTTTGAATTCAtgtttatttgtttattgcatttacttttCATTTCCACTGTTTtcaaagatgcattgttgaaacgTTTTATGTATTCTTtgaataccaaaatattgcataccaaatgtttgataaaatgcttcaaccaaaatatttttattcattcaacttgcatatattttaaatattttacaaaatatataatCGGTTTCtatgaatgattatttcgagtgtcttttACTTGTTTTGAACACCGTGgctatttgcgacggttgttgtggggactcggacgctaatcattttcttaatcatcatttaggacaatttaatcaattataataaacatggtctaattttttttttaaatacattattaaatgcggaacgtaatggaatacattataatatacatgtcagtattaaagtacaagtcttgtactatatgcaatcattcaaattaaggtttaacaactaaatatcaagtgtccaaaccctatctctaatcatggtccgtagtctccactctaatcacgatctctcttcatctcctcgaccccgattCTGTCCCACATGtttccatgcacacatacaaacacgacaacagccggataacttcggtgagaataaaatcccagtataaatcaatgaaacatgcaatcatataatcaatatagagcatgaagcagatattcgtaatatgtatcaaaatctgaaaccaTAATCAgtataaaactgtcaatcagactcgtgactccaggctcaaactagactcaatcctagtctagggatcccggtttccagacgttggcattcctatatcgaattcagtaatagaagaaactccaattatattcaatcgatataaccaaacatccggtgtcttgacctatccgttacagactgtggcactatcgccaattcactatcttgtgacaatgtgcaatgtgccagtgacaattccatcactatcggcacttatgtcacagttatatataaccgtcgctaattgtgACAGTTTCGCATAAACCGTCGCCCATCCAGATCGGCGACGGTTGATCAAAACCGTTGCTATTAACGACGGTTTAactcaaaaccgtcgctaatggtGACGTGTTTGTAACAACTGTCGCTATGATATCATTAAAAATGATTAGAAAAATGCTGACTTTAGCTGTCATACAAAAATTGTATCAAAATaaacgaaaattaaattttaatatatcaaaacaaaactttattttacgaaaacaaaaaaattaaacaagttATAGGACcgagaatattatttttttcttaaataatttcatttattaatGGGGTAACATAAAAGGGAgactatatttttttgttttttgttgtaCATTTTATGATTCAATtatgaatataaaaatatattattagtaAACTACCAAAAGGCACCAAGCTAGTGTAACAGAGAGCatttctttttcattaaaaagcAATTAAAGAGTGTAAATCATATGACATTAAAtccattaaatataattttgaaaaaagggTAAAACCcggtccaaaaaaaaaattcattgttAATATTAGTAGATAAAAACTGTTGGATTAGCGACAGTTATAGGATACACCGTCGCTAATATACCGACGGTTttatataaaccgtcgctaaattagcggCGGTTTATATCCGTCTCCTAATATTTAAGCAACGGTTTCTCAATAACCGTCGCTATTGACGACAGTTTAATCAAAACTGTCGCTAACAGCGACGGTTATGAAAAAACCGTCGCCGATACAGTTTGGCGATGGTTTATCCAAAATGGTCGCTATAGGCGACGGTTTATCTTAAAACCGTTGCTAAGAGCGACGGATTCTGCTAAAACCTTCGCTTTGATTCTTTATATACCGAGCTTCGCGAACATTTTCGCGCGATTTTCGCCTTTCTTCTCTGATATTAACGGAAATCTATCAATTTTTTCACAGTTTCGATTTTTTTATATGGTACTAACATTTTTGCGTATTAATTTCGTAGATTTGCTCGTTGGTGTGATATTCCAGTGTTACTTTAATCTACATATATTCGTGCACGTAAGTTTTTTAAAGCGTTTTCTTTacagaaaatttaatatttgatttttgtGTAGtagtttatttatgaattttagcatagtagattattaattttgttaatcATTGTTTTTTACTAGGTTTATCTAGACCGTCGCTTCATTAAGTAACTGTTTTTTGTAAGATCGTCGGTGAATAAAGCGACAGTTTTTTAAATAAAcctcgctaaatatagcgacggtgtTTGATAAAACGTTGCTATATATTGCGACGATtttgtcaaaaaccgtcgcaataaattagcgacagttatgATATAACCGTCGCTTAAATGAGCGACGATCTTTGTATACCGTCGCTAAACGACCATAAATTTAAAGAtagaaatataataattattttttagcttcaattattataaaatttgagttAAATGTTGAATGATGTAAAAATGTTTATCTCATCGTCCATGACAAACATTGGCTTAGGCCTTACGCTATGTTTGGTTCACATGATTAGGTTTTTATTGTTTCATTATCATACCGTAACTTAGACATGCTTAATGGGTCGGTTCGACCCAGAACTTGACTGGAACCGGAATCAGTTCGACCGTACGAGTTCCGAAACCACTCCGAATCCATTATTAAATGGATTGAggcgattttttaaaaaaaaaaacggtTGAAACcgatttgaaattaaaaataaaaaaaattaaacagcCATTGGCCCAACGACTAGAACCAAGTTGCAAATTATTTCCCTCACCCCCTCCAAATTAAAGTATAAATATGTGgttatttttaacattttcccAAAACAATCTCATTCTTCCAATTCTAAATTTCTTTGTTCTAAATATcatatttgttattatttttttacatattttctacttgctattatttattatacactcactaaattttatttcaatGATGTCGACTTCAAATCATAATATCGATGGTGGTGATGGAGATGCACGGCGGCCGGGTGTGCATGCATTAGAATTTGGCTAAGATTTTGGATACATTATTGAATTTGATGACGTCGGACCCTTTGAGATCActtctaaattttaaaaacatgtaCAAACGACTCTTTTGTAACATGTAGAATTTGGAAAAATAGATATTCTTACAAAACGAGGTGGTTCTGGTGGTACCAGAACTTTGAGAAAAGAGTTAGTCAAGATACATAAACTTGACTCTGATACCTTACAACCACTCGACAGAGAAATAActcaacaaaaaaataaatcatttaactaATTGATCTCCCACAAGCTAGCCTATCACATTTGTAGGCCCAATTTGAGTCTATAGACAAGAACTAAGGTTTGGATCTAGCTCTAAGTCGTAATGTCGGCCCATGAGATAGGTGGTGGAGGCAAGACAAGTTGGTTAAGTAAGTGCGAGCCATGGGATATGAGCCATAGGGCGTACCTGCTCATgtccataatttaattaaaaaaattgttcgGAACCGGTCCATCCACTACCGGTTTGTGTAGTGGATCGGATTGGTTCCAAGGTATATAACTTGTACCTTGGAACATGAACCGATTTGGATTGGAATGATTCTTACTAATTTTGACATTGGTGGATCCGGAACCAGACCGAACCCCATAACCAGTAAACATGCCAACCGTAACCTATgtttgattcatgttttgtaaACCGTAAGCCCGATAAAAGTCGGACTATACATGTAAGTGGATGATGATGTATCCCTTCCTCAAGGTGCGATACCATATCATTTGGATATTATAATAAAGTAGGCCTTTTGTCAAAATACCATCTATTAGGATCGAGTTATTGGTTAGAAGCGGGTGTTGAATAAACAATCACACTAGCTTGTCCGAAAATTTGGTTGGGTTAGCAACTTTGAATTTTGTAATTCTCGTCAATATCAGTTGGCTAATCAGATAAGTTTTGTACGAAAAGAAGCTAGAATGACATATTGAACACCAAAAAATTGTTAAGTAAGAAAGACCGTTGAGTTATCAATGGTAAACTGGATGAAATGTAAATAACACAAAaatgtttctggatgttcgcaTATTTGAATAGCTCAGACGTCACCCCTTTTTTGAGAGAATGATATTATTAGAAGCTTTTGAAGATTACAGCTTTTGTAACAAATCGATTCAGTAGGACTTTATTATTGtctaattgaaactcctagttTAACTTACTTACCTAAGCAATATTGAAAAGTACAATAACTGTCGGTTTACAAGTAATTCGAAATGAAAATACTAAGCACAAATTGATTCTCAATTATATGATGTATAACTTAAGTGTGTGCTAAGAAATCTTGTAAGCAGTTGTTCTCTTGAAAGATTGAACACTTGAACTTATGCAATGAATCCAGAGAGCCTAACTGATTGATAAGTTcctctatttatagaatttgatttaatgGTCAGTAAAATCAAATTATATCCGTTCCAAATATAGTATTCGTTAATCTCGTCTTTATCCAGTTCATCGTCCTTGCTGACAATCGTACATTGTAGGTAGTACTTGAGTATTACTGACAAATCAGGTATTGTTGGTACGAAATACTTTATCCAATAATTCAGCTTTGTAACTCTGAGTAGTCCAACTGATTCTTCATATTCATTTACTCAACTATCTTTTAGTTCACTTGGTCTTCAGCTGATCAGTTCGATAGACTTTGATATTAACCTCCTATATACTATTCATTGTGTGgaagcaatttttttttttaacttcacaattatttattaccttaatttatgaattttattttgttaacaATAATATTGCTACGTATTTCACAAAATCATTTCTGATAGAGCTAGTTcaaaatgaaaatgtttacCTCAAACCATTAATTAATTTTCACCAATTTTTGCTAAAAATAATATGATTTTCAAATCTAGCTTTaattgaatatatatttaaaataatataatatatgtttACTGTGATgccttgttttttttaaaataatataaaatatgtttACTGTAATATATGTATTCCGATTTTATTACATCCAAGTTATTAATTCTACTGTGTACTCTCCACAAAACACTATTCAATTcatgagtaggtatcttgtcagacggtctcacgaatctttatttatgagacaggtcaactctaccgatatttacaataaaaataaatactcttagcataaaaagtaatactttttttatagatgacccaaataagagattcgtctcacaaaatacgacccgtgagaccgtctcacacaagtttttgcctctatttatttttataatataaatgtctttttttttttaccgttGGACTTATTGCacttataattatatatatttttaaatctgcATAATATAAATTACATTTTTCATAAAGCCTGTAAAATAATTAAGTAAAGAAAATCTAGTGTAAAACTTTTATTCTTATtagttttttattattaaaattcaatgacAAAACAAATTGTTTACAagttttaattcaatttcatttAACGATTAATATAATGTATCCGAACTTATTTATGTAATATATCCCATTCAAATTATTCCAATATAgtcttttataaatatttaattatttattatttattttataggtGATTTAGTAATTATTAACATATGATGACGATAATTTGGTGATGATAATAcaaatcaaaaaattattttttcgatTTAAAATCGTATCAAAAACCATATATtttatcataatattttttttatcactcgTAGAGAAGTAATGATTGGCCCAATATCCGAATGAGTTATTGGGCTGCGATCATCATATTAGATTTAATGTATTGGGCCACAGTTCTAAAGCGGTGGCTGTCGGTGTGCGGCGGAAATAACGATCCGCTCAAGTTTCATGTATTTCGATTTTCAGGTTTAGTTTCAGATTTCTAGGTTTTGCCTTTCCGATGCTTCTTTCAGGTTTTCTGTGTACATATTTGGATTGTTAAAAAATCTCGCTGATAGCTTCACAAAGGGTTGTGTTTTTTTGTTAGGGTCTTGCCAGTTGGGGGAAAACATAATTGTAGTTGGAGACAAATggtttaaatttgataatttaggTGGGAAATTCAGCTTAAACTTGTTTCATGACATCCAATGTGATAAAACATGTGATTGGTTATGCTATATTTGATGGGAAAAAGGGTGAAACGTGACAAGTTGAAGTAGcagaagtttttttttttttttttacttggcTATTCACCGGTTCTTGTTTTCAATTTGGGGAATTGTCTCAGTGTGTGGttccttcttgttcttgttcttgtgcTATTCTACGAGAACTTCCTTTCGTTATGCATAATGTTATGGTATATTTACCATGAATCTTTTTGTGAGCAATTCATGGACGTTATTATGTTTTTTGTTTATTCAGTACAtaacattttatatttatttgctCTCgaattattttgttgaattaggctgttattattttgttttcctTTCACCTTTGCAAGTAAGAAGAAGGATATAAATGGCTAAGAAGGGGCAAGGAGGCAATGCACGATCTTCGGCCGCTGCTGAGGATTCCAAGGAACCAAAAGTGGATATCAAGTCTATCCTGAAAGATATTGAGTTTTTGGGTATTTCgaacatttaatatttttgattGATATTCCGATATAATGTTTGTTTCATGTAGTCTTTAAAATTTCTTAGAAAGTTGTTGCAACCTGACCGACCTCTTCGGCTTGAAGATGGTTCCCTTTTGTATTCTTGTTACGGCGATTTCACTTCTGTCGCATTTTATACGTTGGGGGAATCACTGCTTTGTTTGACActgttttgattttgattaattaatgaaGATGTGTACTATTACCCCAGAAATTCGTTGTTTCAAATATTATGTGGTTCAACCTATTCTCTATTTCTCGAAACTGCAAACTAGACATTTAATAGATCCCAAATTGAGGGTGTTTTTGTTTCCAAAATATACACTGAATTAATGTTGTTACCTACTTACTTGAATGTACTTCAGAATCCTCTCATATGACATGGAAACAAAAGAAGGACTTGGAGAACAGGAAAGTAGTCTCTCTAGGTGGAAAGGTGACTTTGCTTGTCCTTGGGTTGTTGCTGCATAATTGAGCTTGGAATGTTCATATATTAACTATATGTTTCTTTAACAGCCCCCAAAGAGGCATCGGTTACCGCTTAGCGTGGCACGGGTTGCAATGAAGAAACAGAAGGAAAGAGAAGGAAAAATGCTTGAAGAGGTTACCGCCAACATTTTCTTCAGTTTTATCCCTGGCTGTGATTATGTAACATCGTGCTTTTCAACGATGACATTGCTAAGCAATTGTTATTTCAGAATGCCATCCTAAGAAGATTTGGAGTTTATACTAGCAGCAGTTCCACTAAAAAGGCAGTAGAGAGGCGTCAACCAGGGGACCGAGTGTTTAGGACAATTGAAGGTCACTTCAGAAATGGCGTCCTTGATGTCAACCACCTGCTACAACGTTCCACTCCTCGAGTTAATGACAAAGACATCAAGCATGCTATTGGTGAAGGGAATAAAAAGAAGGGCGGAAAAAAGGGCAAGGGTAAAGGAAAAGTTGGCGGTAGAAAACGACACTAAAATTCTCAGTAACTGCATGATCGCTAATCTGAAAAATGGAGAAGAATTTTCTCAGTCCACCATCGAAGGGAGCATTTAGCCTTGCTTTCCGGTTGAAAATGTCTGTTCAAGTTTTATTCTGCGTAGCAACCAGTACTTGATCTTGAAATTAGGtcttaaatgttattttatgtGTCCTAAACAAAGAGAGCATAACCATGAGAATCGTTTGAGCTTTTCATTTGTTAAGGTATTATATGGTGATGTCTTGAGAACGCTCATTTTGTTTTTCATTGTATGTATGTTCAAAAACCTTCATGTTCTGATCCCAAGATTTGGTGCCTTGGAATAAGCTATATCTCTGCCAAGGGTGAGTAAAACATTGATTCAATCGGTTATTCGATTGAATTCTGTTAATTTGGTTTGTCAGTGCGGAAgtgtgattttatttttaaaaagagcaagtcttttgtgagacgttcTTACGAATCTATGggcaaccataccgatattcacagtaaaaaataatactcttagtaatattttttcatgggtgactcaaataagatattcgtctcacaaaatattttatccgtgagatcgttacatacaagtttttgtcttttaaaaAAGCATCTGTTTGTTAGGTTTGGTTTCAGATTTTAGATTAAAAGTTAGGTTAAACTGAATGAATGGACttttatatatagaaaaatgtaatattattaatttttttaataaagtttAGGAGACATAAATAttacaaaattataataaattttactaGACAATAgtagtaaaaataatttattttaataaataaaatttaaatttatctaattcaatttttatgctacattatttattgaaatatatttattagaaaaaattataaaagtGTGGTTATGAAacaaaataattgatttttcatcggtttggttttactaattaatctgggtctgttgagataaatttgttaaaaaaaaattggttagtttgattttaaattcTGTTTTAACCGGTACTTGTTCTTAATACCAACACCATTggctatttaaatttttttatttaagtcTTTCTGTTTGGTGGTGGACTTGTGGTCTTGTGGATTTAGGAAGAAAAAAACGAACATCGACTCGCCAAATGGGTTCATGTTTTCTGTTTCCATATTTCTTGATTTGATTTTTGTCAAAATTAGTTCGGTTTAATTCTAGTCTTGTTTATGTTTAGGATGGTTAAATAAACAATGAACATATTGCATACACTTGGGACATGctttgaaaatttcataaaattaacATTTATTCTACaaaaatctgaaagtaaaaggaaccgaaaaaaaaaaactcgtaTGCTTCAAGTCtccatgattttatttaaaaacaaaatttggaGAACTAAGGCCTACTACTTTGAAGGATCAAGCAGATATTTCTATTGAGAATTCATTGGAGAGCACTGAGCCTAAAAATTTGCCTTCCCCAACTGCCCACTTCCAAAGTCAatcaaaacattaaaaatttGTAGAAAAACTCGACCTTTTTGTTTCCTCTTCTGTTCATCTATGGCACTGTAAATTACTACAAgctattaattatataaatattgatGGCATCAACTAAGTACCACTCTGCATCTTCTCCATTACTTGGCCATCTTATTCAAGAATCCTTCACCTCCACAACCAGGTATTTTATACCCTTTCAGTCGTATTTTCTTGTGTGTGTTTGTGCTGGGACAAAGTGGAACGAGAGTGACACTCGTCTTGTTAGAAATAATGCttcaaattgaatttttttaagctCGAAGAGCTACTGATTAGTGATTATCCCGTTTGAgtcctttttcttttcttttttttttttcgggcTAAAGATTGAGTATTTAGTGTAATTTTATAGGAGGAGACATGGGGGAATGACATTGAGTTTAAAGTAAGCTAAGTTATCAGAGTCAAACGCTAAGAGTGCAAATCTTTCTGCAAGAAAGAAGGAGAGAGTCAAGCTCCCTGATTATGCTGATGCTTATGGTGGCAATATCATTTACCATATTAGTAAATTTTTTAGCCATCCTTCTGGGATTGAAGCAATCTTGAATAGAAGGGCCTTGCAGAGTTGTGAGTCCTTGATTCCAATGTTTATAGGTAATTCATTATTATATTTTCACTTCATTTTTCTTGATGTATGATGGACACATAAATTGAACGTCGTAAATGATAGCATTCTTGGGCTTGAAATGTGAAATTTCCTCATCCATTGGTAAGCAAGTGTTTGATGAAGTTCTGCAACAAGGGTGGTGAAATCTGTAATTTTAGTAACATTTGATAAGTGGATTGTGGAGAATTTCTCACCTTGAAGGGATGGACCCTTGATATTTGTTTGGGAGGGAATTATTGTACTTTCTTAAGGTGGAACTTATGGTATATTACATGTGAATTTGAACTATTTTCATTTGAGAGACCACCATCCTTGCATTTCTATTGAATCCATCTCAGGCATCACAAACTATTTTCTTTAGAATTTCTAATTTCACCGTAACCAAGTGACTGAAATATTGCTTAATATGACACCTCTCACTGTTACGTGATTCAAAAGTTACAACCTTTTTGTCCCTAATACAAGACTACGCACTATTGGTGTCTGTTTAGTAACCAAATTTATATGGAGTATCTTGactaaaaaataatgttttattcGGAAAAGTTGTGAAACCAGTTTTCACTGTGTCCCCTcttgaaataccaaaatatattgGTTAAAAAAACATTGAGTTAAGATTACATTTACTTTCACGCACAACTTGATTGATGGAGTATTAATACAGGTGTATCAGTGACTCCTATAAAACTTATTTTCTGACTAGTACCAGCAGATAAAATTGTGTCATGTTATTGCTAAGTCCCTTGCACAAAGATTGTTTCGATTAATGATATCAGATATACACAGGTGCATGCTGCCGcagattaaaattttcaattttgagGTTGCACCGTTTTAGACTTGCAAGTGACTCCAACAAGTGAAGATTGCATATTTGAGATGTTGTCTTGCAAGGTAAGCATAGGATAATGAAACAGAAGTAGAATTGCCTTTTGGTTCATTAGTGGTTCCAAATTTATAGAAGAGTTCAGGCTCTAATATATTTTGGTTAATGCGCATTTTGTTGGGTAGCACCAACTGCCACTGTTGTCCTGTTTGACACAACAATCAAATCTCACTGTTTGAACTCCTGTatagtttaaaaaatttgaatggtAACAAGACCTCCGACTACATCTTTGAGTGCAGTGATAAGGATTTGTTCAATCTTGTGCTGCATATCTATTTGGTTGGAGTCATTTTTCTTTACATCATGTTGAACTTTTGTGGATTGCAGTTTGAGGGTTCTGATGTAATGGAACGCCAGAATGAACACTTCTCAGGTACATTTAATTTCGATAGtttataaattttgagaaaacgGATCATACTCTTGTCGTTCTGCATCATAGTGATGTTCATTGGATTGGACCTCCACAATTTGTTTTCAAATCTTTGCAGCTTTCATGAGGAATCATATAAAATGGGAAACTAGTTGATGCTAGACCATATTTGGCCTTCGATGTGAAGTTAAATCTTGCCCTTTAGGTTGTTACTTGAGCTAATTTACTCTAATTTTATTATACCATTTTCATGCTAAAAAGGGCCATTTTATGAAGCTGATAATTGCAGGAAGCCTGCGGGCTGGATACATGTGTTCGTTGCATAGAGCCCAGTTATTTTATCACGAATCCTTGAGCTGGTTCTTTTATATTCTCAtattaattttgatgatttggTGCAGATATATACACAACCATTCACAATGCTGCCAGTATCAGCAGTTGAAAGTCCTGGAAATATTCACGTACAAAACAAATTGCATTTAATAAAGTTTTATCCTCCACTTTCACTTTACGTACAGctctaatataattttttatcctTTCAACTTTAAACCCTTGTATTTATAGTCATACATTCACCTTAGCATTGTTTTGGCTTGATCTTTCACGAGTGAGAGTGGTATTAGTATGAGTGAGTCTCTTGGGAAGTTCTCATGGGTCAAACTACGTTCCGTCGTTTGATCTGGTTGACTACGTAGACCATACAAAAGTGATGTCAGATCCTAATGGGTATTATTATCTTTCCTGAGAACAAGGTCGGCAATATGAAAATAATAAGATTGATCTCTAAAGGATATGAGACAACATCAACAGATAGAAACGCACCTCTCCGGACTCATGGCCTGATATCCCGACCAGTTAACACCTAAATAGGTGCATTCTGCGCTGTCACGAgtataatgaaataaaattgCATCT
This window of the Primulina tabacum isolate GXHZ01 chromosome 4, ASM2559414v2, whole genome shotgun sequence genome carries:
- the LOC142541522 gene encoding uncharacterized protein At4g15970-like isoform X1, with the translated sequence MRKMPINFEDGGTNRNHHESRPSRLGHHHHRHTTAGFSRLGVRILLLSMVVGLFYLVLSHSSFPIQLLRRSYSLNCLSPTCKPDRETASSSSNVKTHEFTSNNEDLPSYSRDEIKKLESALKKAAMENSKTVIITTLNAAWTEPNSIFDIFLESFSIGYQTQSLVNHVVVVALDQTAYSRCRTVHPHCFALTTSGVDFSGEATFMSQDYLKMMWRRIDFLRVVLELGYSFIFSDADVMWLRDPFPRFDPDADFQIACDVYKSNSTDPDNIPNGGFKYVKSNHRTIKFYRFWYRGRQYFPGKHDQDVLDMIKMHPYISEIELEMRYLDTASFSGFCEPSKDLDLVCTMHANCCVGLGKKIHDLRMVIEDWRRYMALSHTSVIGSWSAPWQCR
- the LOC142541522 gene encoding uncharacterized protein At4g15970-like isoform X2; translation: MSLRLIMKTYHLIDEIKKLESALKKAAMENSKTVIITTLNAAWTEPNSIFDIFLESFSIGYQTQSLVNHVVVVALDQTAYSRCRTVHPHCFALTTSGVDFSGEATFMSQDYLKMMWRRIDFLRVVLELGYSFIFSDADVMWLRDPFPRFDPDADFQIACDVYKSNSTDPDNIPNGGFKYVKSNHRTIKFYRFWYRGRQYFPGKHDQDVLDMIKMHPYISEIELEMRYLDTASFSGFCEPSKDLDLVCTMHANCCVGLGKKIHDLRMVIEDWRRYMALSHTSVIGSWSAPWQCR
- the LOC142542978 gene encoding uncharacterized protein LOC142542978 codes for the protein MAKKGQGGNARSSAAAEDSKEPKVDIKSILKDIEFLESSHMTWKQKKDLENRKVVSLGGKPPKRHRLPLSVARVAMKKQKEREGKMLEENAILRRFGVYTSSSSTKKAVERRQPGDRVFRTIEGHFRNGVLDVNHLLQRSTPRVNDKDIKHAIGEGNKKKGGKKGKGKGKVGGRKRH